The segment GTAGATGGAGACGGATTACTTTATGTAGGTTTTGGATTCCTTATAACTATTATTCCTATATTAATTATAGGCTCTATTGCCCGTCTTTACTACAAGATTAATTATTTTACACTGATGGGATTAATAGCAGGTAGTAATACTGACCCTCCAGCACTAGCATATGCAAACTCTGTGGGATCGGGCGATGCTCCTTCTGTGGGATACTCAACAGTATATCCTCTAACAATGTTTTTAAGAATCCTTACAGGACAAATGATACTAATGTTTATGATGGCATAAAGCCTCACGACATGATTAAAAATTAAGGCTATCTGAGTTCAGGTAGCCTTAATTTTTTCTGCAAATAGACGATTAAAATTAGTTACGATCATACTGATTTTATAAGCTCCTTCTAATTATTAGTGTTTTGTATAATAATCCACTCTTATTTTTATTAGGGTTAAGACTCTACTTTATCAGGGTCAAAACAACAACATGTCGGTGTCATCGCATCGTCATGTCGGTGTCAAAACCTTCTCTTCTTTTTTTATTAATATTTATGCACTCTAACTCTTTATCCTATTGGATAAATATGCTTACATGCAAAGAAAAAAAGAGGCAGTTTAAACTGCCTCTTTCATACATTTATTTATTGAAATTTACTTTCATCTAAGTTTGGATCAAAAAGATTTTCACCTAGATGAGTTGTAGCGTCTGCTTGTTCGCGTTCTTTAATTGCATGTGTTTTTTTAGCATAAAATATAAATCGCAATGATTTATCGTAAGTAATATAGTTCCACATCCAATTGAGTAGTACTATAATTTTATTTCTGACTCCAAGGATAGACTTGAGGTGGACAACTAGCCACATTGCCCAAGCTGTCCAGCCACCTACATTACATTTACCTAAATCGGCAACTGCTTTTTTTCTACCTACAGTGGCCATAGACCCATAATCTTTATATTTAAAGGGTGTCAAACCCTTATTAGATTCTTTATGCTTTATATTTTCAGCTAAGTTCCGAGCCTGTTGAATAGCTACTTGTGCCAACTGAGGGTGCCCATTTGGATATTTAGAATCAGTCATTTGAATACACTGATCTCCAATACAAAATACATCTTGGAGACCTTTAACCGCATTGTATTCATTTACAATAATTCGCTTACCCCTTCCTAAATGATCTCCATCAATATATTTTATTGGGCTTGCAGAAACACCACTTACCCATATCAAAGAACGAGTAGATATAGATGAACCATCACTTAATTTTGCTGTATTATTTTCATATTCTTCCAAACGAGTATTCAACATGATATGAACCCCCATCTTTTGAAGATATTTTGCAGCATTTGCTGAGGATTTCTCAGACATACCACCCAATAGTCGGCTTGAGGCTTCTACTAGGTGTATATTCAACAAATCTGGAGACATATCGGGGTAATCTTTCGGAAAAACAAAACGCTTCATCTCAGAAAGAGCTCCCGCAATTTCTACTCCAGTTGCACCACCACCAACAATAACAATATTTAAAAGCTCATCTCTCTCTTCTTGAGTAGCACAAGTAAGTGCCCGTTCAAAGTTTGATAGTAGAGTACTACGCAATCCCAAAGCCTCTTGCATAGTTTTCATAGGAATGGCTTTTTCCTCAATACTTTTATTCCCAAAAAAGTTTGATACAGAACCAGCGGCTAAAATCAAATAATCATAGTGTAGTTTGCCAATAGAGGTCTGTAGTATTTTGCGCTCAGCATTTACTCCTCGTACTTCTGCCATTCTAAAATAGAAATCCTTCCTATTATGAAATAGCTTTCTAAAAGGGAACGAAATAGAACTTGGCTCTAAACCAGCACTTGCTACCTGATAAATTAAAGGTAAAAACTGGTGAAAGTTATTTTGGTCTATTAAGACTACTTGGAAGTCTGATTTTTTAAACCGATTGACTAGTTCCAAGCCAGCAAATCCCCCTCCAACAACAACAACTCTTTTCTTTAGGCTTCTAGGAATATTAACACTCATAACAATATAAATTATTATTCTACAATACTCTAACCTTTAAACAAACACAATAATAAATAGCCTTCAATTATAGCCCAAAACTATATGAACTCAGCAATTCATAAATAGAGCTTACTATACCAAATAATATTACACCAGCCATACATAACACAATGCTAACCTTTGTATATCCATCACTTTTAAATGTGGCAATAGGTTTATCATTGGGCATAATGAACATTGCTTTTACAATTAACAAGTAGTAATACAGTGATATAATGGTATTAACTAAAGCTATAAATACTAACACTTTGAATCCAGCTTCAAATGCAGCCATGAAAACAAAGAACTTACTAAAGAATCCTGCAAAAGGAGGGATTCCTCCTAAAGAGAATAGAGACAATGTCATAACAAAAACCAATTTAGGATTGGTCTGATACAGTCCATTGTAATCGCTTATATTTACTTTACCGCCTGATCGCTGTTCCACTATAGAGATAACACCAAAAATAGCAAGGTTAGCCACTAAGTATATTAATATATAATAGACCAAAGAGCTCATACCTATGGCACTTACAGATATAGCTGCCAACATAATATATCCAGCTTGGGAAATACTACTGAAAGCAAAGAAACGTTTAATATTATTTTGTCTAATAGCAAATAGGTTTGCAATTGTAATTGAAGCTACAATAATCCACCACATCATATCTTGCCAAACATCTACTAATGGAGCAAATGCTTTTATTAAGATAGTCATTAGCACAAAAGCAGCAGCAGCCTTGGATATAACAGATAGATAACCTGTTACATTGGTTGGAGCGCCTTCATATACATCTGCTGCCCATAAATGGAAGGGCACAAGAGAAATCTTAAAACCTAGACCTCCTACAACAAAAACCAATCCCATAATTTGCAAAGGAGTCATAGTGATTGATTGCAATAAGTCACTAAAATATAAGCTACCATTAGTGCCATAAATATAAGAAATACCAAATAGCATCAACCCTGAAGAAAATAGTGCCAACAAAATAAACTTAGCTCCAGCCTCAACAGATTCTATCTTGTATTTATTAAATGCCACCAAGCAAGACATCGGAATAGATGCCAACTCTAACCCAATAAAGAATAATAGGAAGTGACCCGCACTTACCATATAAGACATTCCTAAAAGAGTAAACAGAGTAATCACATAGAACTCACCTCTCCTTATTGAAGTATCTTCTCTTCTCAACCAGACATCTGATTGCAGAATTACAATCAGTGTACCGAAAGCTAAAATAGTCTTTACAATACTTACGATAGGTGAGCTTTCGTACATACCTCCACAAAGTGACAACTCAGCAGTAGGTAGGAAATTATATATTATATGCCCTGCCAAACCTAACGAGGTTATCAGGTGAAAGTACTTACGACCTTTATCTCCAGCAAAGAGATCAAATAATAGTAGAAAAACTATCAAAGCCAAAAGAGATAACTCTGGGCGCATGAGTAGTAATTGAGTATAGTCCATATCTTTTTCTATCTTTTATTTATTAATTTATTAACTGTACAAGAAAAGTAGATGCACTTTCACTAATAATATTGGAGAAGAAGAATGGAAAAGATCCTACTCCTACAATACAAATAATGAGTACAATTACACTTAATTTTTCATCCCAACTAGCATCTGTAAGAATAAGAAAAGATTTGTTTTCTACTTCTCCATAAATAGATCGGCCAATTAGGCGTAATATATATACAGCAGTAATTACAATAGAACTTGTAGCTAGAATAGTAAAGACTCTATGGAAAGTATCTGTATTTTCAAATGAACCCACAAAAATGGTCATTTCAGCTACAAATCCACTAAATCCAGGTAATCCTAAGTTTGCCAAACCTGCTATCACATAACAAACAGAAAGGAATGGCATGATTTTCATAAGTCCTCTTAACTCTCTGACATCTCGAGTATGAGTACGACCATAAATCATACCAATCAGGGCAAAAAATAATGCTGTGATTAATCCATGAGATAACATTTGAAGAACGGCTCCAGTAGCAGCTGTCTGTGTCATCATAAGAATAGCAAATAATACTAATCCACAATGCGATACTGAAGAGTAAGCATTGATATACTTCAAATCGGTTTGTACACAAGCAGAGAATGCTCCATAAACGACACTAATTCCTGTCAATATCAAGAATATCCATGATAGTTCTTGAGCAGCTTCGGGCATTAAATACATGGCTACACGGAAACATCCATATCCTCCTAGTTTCATCAATACCCCAGCATGAAGCATAGAGACAGCTGTTGGCGCCGAAGCATGACCATCAGGGCTCCATGTATGGAATGGGAATAAAGCACCTAGTACTCCAAAACCCAAGAACGTCATTGGGAAGAAAATTCTTTGCATTTCTATAGGGATATGAAGACCTCCTATTTCTAACAAGTTCATACTAGTAGCTCCTGCTCCAAAGTATATCCCTAAAATTCCAAAGAGCAAAAACGCAGATGCTCCCATCAACATCAGAGTTAGTTTCATAGCTGAATACTCTTTTTTTCCTGTACCCCATACGCCTATTAGCAAATACATAGGGATTAAAGCGATTTCATAAAACATAAACATTGTAAAGAGATCTATGCTAATAAAAAAGCCAAATACACCCATACTTAGTAAAGTGTACCATAAGAAGTATTCTTTGGTCTGTTCTTTCATCTTCCAAGAAGCAAACACTCCCGTAAAAACGATAACTGATGCAAGCAATAACATTACTACTGATATGCCATCGACCCCTACTGCATAGCAAATATTTAATGGTTTGTACCACTCTATACTCTGAGTAAACAACATTTGAGAAGTATCTCCCGCAGCCCTTGCTTGAAGATACATATATGTTAGTGTTACAGACATAGCAATAAGTAAAGATGAACCTACTACCATAACTGTATGTGTTTGTTTCATGTTCCTAGATATCCATAGGGCTAGTAACATGAGGAGTGGAATCAGAACAAATATTGACAAAAAATTCATATCTAATTATTTTTTCTTTTTCATTAATTATTTTAGGCAAGCCAAACTATTCCAAAATAGGTAAATAGTAAAGCTACAAAGATGACAATTGCACCCCATAAAAAAACAACAGCATAACTCTGTACATTGCCACTTTGCAATCCTCTTATTTTAAATGACACTTGATTAGTTATCCAAGCAAGAGAGTCAAAGAATGCATCTATGACATGCTTATCAAACCATGCAATGGGTTTAGAAATACATCCAAAAATTACCTTATGAGTGATAAATTGATAAACCTCATCAATATAAAAACGATGTGTTGCAGCTTTGTGTAATCCTTTAAATTGACGTTCCAATTGATTAGCAACTTTTCGATCGCTTTTTCTATACATAAATGTTGCTATAATAATAGCAATAACAGCTACTATCAAACTTGTTGTAGCAACTTGTGCGTCTATATGAATGATATAAGGAGTTCCATCACTACTGATATATTTACCAAAAGGAATAAAGCCAGCTATACAAGTAATAAGAGTTAGAATAATAAGAGGAATTGTCATAGACGAAGGTGATTCATGAGGTACATGAGCATGACCTTCTGCATCAGTTTTTGTTTCGTATGCTTTACCCCAGAATACGTTATAGTATAACCTGAACATATAGAAAGCTGTTAGACCTGCAACGAATGTCATCAAATATCCCATCAAAGGGCTAAACATAAAGGTTGCAGCCAGAATCTCATCTTTTGAGAAGAAACCACTAAATGGCCAGATACCTGCTATTGCTAAACAAGCAATAAGGAAAGTTATGTGAGTAATTGGCATATGCTTCCGTAAGCTTCCCATATCTTTCATTTCATTAGAATGTACAGCATGTATGATTGCTCCAGCGCCCAAGAATAAAGTAGCTTTAAACATGGCATGAGTAAACAGATGAAACATAGAAGCCATATAACCTAAACCTCCTGCATGAGGATCCATAGAAGTACAAACTCCTAAAGCAACTATCATAAATCCGATCTGAGAGATTGTAGAAAATGCAAGTACACGCTTAATATCAGTCTGAACACAAGCTATTACAGCTGCAAATAAAGCTGTAAAGGCTCCTACATATCCAGCAAAGTGCAAAACTTCGGGTGCAAAGCCAATGAATAGAGGAAATAGACGTGCAATTAAATAAACACCAGCAACTACCATTGTGGCGGCATGAATTAAAGCACTGACAGGTGTTGGACCTTCCATTGCATCGGGCAGCCAAATATGAAGAGGGAACATGGCACTCTTACCTGCACCACCAATTATCATCAGTCCCAATGCCAAAGGAATCATAGTTCCAGCAGCTGCAATTGCTTTCATATAAGGAGCAAAATCAAACGAGAAAGAGCCCACATAGAAACCATAAACTAAAATACCAATTAGAAAACCTAAGTCAGCAAAGCGAGTTACAATAAATGCTTTCTTCGCTGCTGCAATAGCTGAGGGCTTAGTATAATAAAACCCGATTAACAAATAACTTGACACTCCTACAAGTTCCCAGAAAAGGTACATCTGGAAAATATTTGTAGCAATTACTAGCCCCAACATAGACATTGTAAAAAGCGAAAGGAATGCATAATAACGTTGAAAGCCTTTTTCGCCTTTCATATATCCCATGGAGTATATATGAACCATAAGTGATACCGTAGTGATTACGACAAGCATCATTACAGATATTGGGTCCAACAAAACTCCCATATTAAAGGTTAGAGTATCTGTAAATGGAAGCCAAACAAAGTCAAATTGTATACCTTGACTTATTGTTCCACCAATGAAATAGCTGTAAGCAATGTAGTAAGCAAATAAGGTAGTTACTCCCAACATACATGAACCTATCAATCCCGAAACTTTAGGCTTAATTTTATTTCCTAAAAGTCCCAAGAAAACAAAAGTGAAAAGAGGCAAAATTAGCAGTGATAATGTTGAATACTTTTCCATATCAAATCTTAGTCTTTTAGTTTATTCAGATTTCCAACCTGAATATTATTTAAGTTTCGGTACACTGTAATAATAATAGCAATTGCTACAGCAGATTCTACAGCAGATAGCCCTATTGAAAAGATGGCAAAAAACATCCCTTCTAAGTTTTCTGGGTATAGAAATCGATTAAACACTGCAAAGTTTATATCTACAGCATTCAATATTAACTCAACTGATATTAGAATAGTCAGTAAGTTTCGACGAATAAAGAAACCAAAAATCCCCGCAAACAACATAAAAGCTGAAACGAGTAAATAATATTGCATCGGTACCATAACCTATATATCTTTTATCTTTTAAATACTTTATTAATTATCTCTTTCTAGCTATTACAATAGCACCAATTACACAAGCTAGCAATAGCACCCCCATTAATTCAAAAGGGATGAGATATTGAAATTTTTCTGTTCCCAACATGGTTTTACCTATCTGATTCATTCCCACTTCAACATCGTTGAACATCGCTTCTTTAAATACGTTTTTTAGAATCAAAAAGGCACATACTAGAAAAGAAACTACTGCAGTAATAGCACCAACCCAAAATTTAGACTTAGGTAATTTTTCTGCACGGTCGTTCATACCCTTACTAGATGTTAGGAGTATTGCAAAAACATATAAGACTGTTATTCCTCCTGCATAAACCATTAACTGAACAGCCCCAAGAAAAGAGTAGTTAAGCTGGAAGTAGATTCCCGCAGTTCCAAGCAAAACAAAAAGCAGATAGGTTGCCGAACGCAAAATACGACTTGTTGTTACAGTTAATACTGAGAAAACAACAATAATCAATGCCAAAACAGCAAATACTACAGCTTCGAATGTAATATTCATAATGAATGTATTTTATATTACTATATTTTATTTTGTATTAAGTTGATATCCTCTCTACAATTCAATTCTTTTTATTCAGCTTCAACTCTAATACTGTTTTATCGAACACAGCATGTTCAAATTTGTTATTAAAGCGAATAGCCTTGGTAGGACACACATCTACACATAAATTGCAATACATGCATGAACCTAGGTTGTATTTATAATCTACAAGTTTCTTTTTCTTCTTTCCTGTTTCCTCATCAACAACCATTTCTGATATTACCTCAATTGTTCCATTAGGACAAGCATTCTGGCATAACCCACAAGCAATGCACTTATTATTACCATCTTCATCGTGAGGCATCTCTAATGTTCCACGAAATCTTTCGGGAATAACTAAGGTTTCTCTATTTTCAGGATAACATTGTGTTACTTTAGGAGTAAAGAACTCTTTCAATGTAACCCTCATTCCTGTTGTGAGAGAGCTTATAGCTGATATAATTTTCTGTATATATGATTTTTTATTTCCCATTTCTCTATTCATTATTTTATCAGTTTACGATTAAAAATGCCAGCCAAAAGTTACACAGAGAGCCATTACTAATAGGTTTACTAAACCTATCGGCACTAAATATTTCCACTCAAGTTGTAATATTTGATCAACACGTAAACGTGGGAAAGTCCATTTTATCCACATCAATACCCACACTAAAAAGAAAGTCTTACCAAAGAACCAGATAAAACCAGGAATGACATCCATTATGGCATTAAAGCCGTTTAAACCAGATACATGGAAAGGCATCCAGCCACCTAAGAATACAGTAGCAGCAAAACCAGATACGATAAAAAGGTTGACAAATTCTGCAACATAAAATAATCCAAAGTGCATACCTGAATATTCAGTATGGAAACCCGCTGTTAATTCAGACTCAGCTTCAGGTAAATCGAATGGACCACGGTTTACTTCTGCGTTTGCAGCAATAAGATATATCACAAAAGCGATTAAAGCAGGCAGATGTCCTTTGAACAAAAACCAGCCATTTGCTTGTTGTGCTACAATTTCACTTATTTGCATTGTACCAGTCAATGCAACTATAGTCAATGCAGACAGACCTATAGACAACTCATAGCTAATCATCTGAGCCCCACTCCTCATCGCTGCAATTAATGAAAATTTATTATTACTTCCCCAACCAGCTAAAAGAATACCTATGACCCCTATTGAGGATACAGCTAAGAAGAAGAATACCCCAATATTAAAGTCTAAAATTTCCAAACCTTGGCTGATAGGTAAGCAAGCAAAAGCAAGGACAGAACCTACTACCACTATATAGGGAGCTAAATTGTATAAAAACTTATCGGAGTGCTTTATAATAATAATCTCCTTTGTTAACATTTTCAATACATCGGCAAAAAGTTGGAATATACCCCATGGACCTACACGATTAGGTCCAAATCTGCATTGAAAAAAGGCACATACTTTACGCTCCATATAAATCATTATTATAGCTATAATAGCATATAAAGCTAAAATACATACACCCACTAAAACACATTCTACAAATAGCGCTAATCCTTGAGATAAAAACCCAGAGAGCCAATCGTGAATACTACTTGTAATAATTCCAAAATCAAACATAAATATTCTTGTTTGTATATTTTTAATTAATATCAGATTGTTATCTATCTATATCAGGCACAACATAATCGAGTGTACCCCCAATAGCAATCAAGTCGGCAATCTTAGCACCTCTCGCTATTGTATCTACACAAGCAACAAGCGGTAACCCTGTACTTCTAAACTTCATTCTATATGGATTTTTATCACCCTTGCTCTCAATAAAGACACCAAACTCACCTCTACTAGCCTCAACAGAAGCATAGTAACTACCTTCAGGTATTCTGATGATGGGTTTTGTTTTTTCTCGTGTAGTTCCCTCTGGTATATTATCGATCAAAGCAGCAATAATTCGCATACTTTCTTCAATCTCTTCCATGCGGACTAAATACCTTGCATAAGAATCTCCTTCTGGTCGAACAACTTCCTTAAAATCAACTTGATCATAAACACCATAAGGAATACGTTTACGAACATCACAAGCCCAATTTGAAGCTCTACCCACAGGACCAGTTGCACCAAAAGAAATAGCATCTTCATGGGTAAGCACTCCCACGCCAATCATTCGATTGCGAGCAATAACATTATCAGTGAAAACTTTTTTATATTCTACTAATACTTTAGGAAGATACTCAAGAAGTTCTTTTACTTTACGCACAAAATCTGGATGAATATCGTTTTCAACACCTCCAATGATATTATAATGTAGTATTAATCTACCACCTGTAGTTTCTTCTAGGATAT is part of the Bacteroides coprosuis DSM 18011 genome and harbors:
- a CDS encoding proton-translocating NADH-quinone oxidoreductase, chain M (COGs: COG1008 NADH:ubiquinone oxidoreductase subunit 4 (chain M)~InterPro IPR010227:IPR001750~KEGG: bth:BT_4059 NADH dehydrogenase I, chain M~PFAM: NADH:ubiquinone/plastoquinone oxidoreductase~PRIAM: NADH dehydrogenase (quinone)~SPTR: Putative uncharacterized protein;~TIGRFAM: NADH-quinone oxidoreductase, chain M/4~IMG reference gene:2504108165~PFAM: NADH-Ubiquinone/plastoquinone (complex I), various chains~TIGRFAM: proton-translocating NADH-quinone oxidoreductase, chain M), coding for MNFLSIFVLIPLLMLLALWISRNMKQTHTVMVVGSSLLIAMSVTLTYMYLQARAAGDTSQMLFTQSIEWYKPLNICYAVGVDGISVVMLLLASVIVFTGVFASWKMKEQTKEYFLWYTLLSMGVFGFFISIDLFTMFMFYEIALIPMYLLIGVWGTGKKEYSAMKLTLMLMGASAFLLFGILGIYFGAGATSMNLLEIGGLHIPIEMQRIFFPMTFLGFGVLGALFPFHTWSPDGHASAPTAVSMLHAGVLMKLGGYGCFRVAMYLMPEAAQELSWIFLILTGISVVYGAFSACVQTDLKYINAYSSVSHCGLVLFAILMMTQTAATGAVLQMLSHGLITALFFALIGMIYGRTHTRDVRELRGLMKIMPFLSVCYVIAGLANLGLPGFSGFVAEMTIFVGSFENTDTFHRVFTILATSSIVITAVYILRLIGRSIYGEVENKSFLILTDASWDEKLSVIVLIICIVGVGSFPFFFSNIISESASTFLVQLIN
- a CDS encoding NAD(P)H-quinone oxidoreductase subunit 2 (COGs: COG1007 NADH:ubiquinone oxidoreductase subunit 2 (chain N)~HAMAP: NAD(P)H-quinone oxidoreductase, subunit N/subunit 2~InterPro IPR010096:IPR001750~KEGG: bfs:BF0783 putative NADH dehydrogenase chain N~PFAM: NADH:ubiquinone/plastoquinone oxidoreductase~PRIAM: NADH dehydrogenase (quinone)~SPTR: NADH-quinone oxidoreductase subunit N;~TIGRFAM: NAD(P)H-quinone oxidoreductase, subunit N/subunit 2~IMG reference gene:2504108164~PFAM: NADH-Ubiquinone/plastoquinone (complex I), various chains~TIGRFAM: proton-translocating NADH-quinone oxidoreductase, chain N), translated to MDYTQLLLMRPELSLLALIVFLLLFDLFAGDKGRKYFHLITSLGLAGHIIYNFLPTAELSLCGGMYESSPIVSIVKTILAFGTLIVILQSDVWLRREDTSIRRGEFYVITLFTLLGMSYMVSAGHFLLFFIGLELASIPMSCLVAFNKYKIESVEAGAKFILLALFSSGLMLFGISYIYGTNGSLYFSDLLQSITMTPLQIMGLVFVVGGLGFKISLVPFHLWAADVYEGAPTNVTGYLSVISKAAAAFVLMTILIKAFAPLVDVWQDMMWWIIVASITIANLFAIRQNNIKRFFAFSSISQAGYIMLAAISVSAIGMSSLVYYILIYLVANLAIFGVISIVEQRSGGKVNISDYNGLYQTNPKLVFVMTLSLFSLGGIPPFAGFFSKFFVFMAAFEAGFKVLVFIALVNTIISLYYYLLIVKAMFIMPNDKPIATFKSDGYTKVSIVLCMAGVILFGIVSSIYELLSSYSFGL
- a CDS encoding NAD(P)H-quinone oxidoreductase subunit 4L (COGs: COG0713 NADH:ubiquinone oxidoreductase subunit 11 or 4L (chain K)~HAMAP: NADH-ubiquinone oxidoreductase chain 4L/K~InterPro IPR001133~KEGG: bvu:BVU_1753 NADH dehydrogenase I chain K~PFAM: NADH-ubiquinone oxidoreductase chain 4L/K~SPTR: NADH-quinone oxidoreductase subunit K;~IMG reference gene:2504108167~PFAM: NADH-ubiquinone/plastoquinone oxidoreductase chain 4L) encodes the protein MVPMQYYLLVSAFMLFAGIFGFFIRRNLLTILISVELILNAVDINFAVFNRFLYPENLEGMFFAIFSIGLSAVESAVAIAIIITVYRNLNNIQVGNLNKLKD
- a CDS encoding NADH dehydrogenase (ubiquinone) (COGs: COG1252 NADH dehydrogenase FAD-containing subunit~InterPro IPR013027~KEGG: bfs:BF1612 putative NADH dehydrogenase, FAD-containing subunit~PFAM: FAD-dependent pyridine nucleotide-disulphide oxidoreductase~PRIAM: NADH dehydrogenase (ubiquinone)~SPTR: Putative uncharacterized protein;~IMG reference gene:2504108163~PFAM: Pyridine nucleotide-disulphide oxidoreductase) is translated as MSVNIPRSLKKRVVVVGGGFAGLELVNRFKKSDFQVVLIDQNNFHQFLPLIYQVASAGLEPSSISFPFRKLFHNRKDFYFRMAEVRGVNAERKILQTSIGKLHYDYLILAAGSVSNFFGNKSIEEKAIPMKTMQEALGLRSTLLSNFERALTCATQEERDELLNIVIVGGGATGVEIAGALSEMKRFVFPKDYPDMSPDLLNIHLVEASSRLLGGMSEKSSANAAKYLQKMGVHIMLNTRLEEYENNTAKLSDGSSISTRSLIWVSGVSASPIKYIDGDHLGRGKRIIVNEYNAVKGLQDVFCIGDQCIQMTDSKYPNGHPQLAQVAIQQARNLAENIKHKESNKGLTPFKYKDYGSMATVGRKKAVADLGKCNVGGWTAWAMWLVVHLKSILGVRNKIIVLLNWMWNYITYDKSLRFIFYAKKTHAIKEREQADATTHLGENLFDPNLDESKFQ
- a CDS encoding NADH-ubiquinone/plastoquinone oxidoreductase chain 6 (COGs: COG0839 NADH:ubiquinone oxidoreductase subunit 6 (chain J)~InterPro IPR001457~KEGG: bvu:BVU_1754 NADH dehydrogenase I, chain J~PFAM: NADH:ubiquinone/plastoquinone oxidoreductase, chain 6~SPTR: NADH dehydrogenase I, chain J;~IMG reference gene:2504108168~PFAM: NADH-ubiquinone/plastoquinone oxidoreductase chain 6), producing MNITFEAVVFAVLALIIVVFSVLTVTTSRILRSATYLLFVLLGTAGIYFQLNYSFLGAVQLMVYAGGITVLYVFAILLTSSKGMNDRAEKLPKSKFWVGAITAVVSFLVCAFLILKNVFKEAMFNDVEVGMNQIGKTMLGTEKFQYLIPFELMGVLLLACVIGAIVIARKR
- a CDS encoding proton-translocating NADH-quinone oxidoreductase, chain L (COGs: COG1009 NADH:ubiquinone oxidoreductase subunit 5 (chain L)/Multisubunit Na+/H+ antiporter MnhA subunit~InterPro IPR003945:IPR001516:IPR001750~KEGG: bfr:BF0862 NADH dehydrogenase I chain L~PFAM: NADH:ubiquinone/plastoquinone oxidoreductase; NADH:ubiquinone oxidoreductase, chain 5/L, N-terminal~PRIAM: NADH dehydrogenase (quinone)~SPTR: Putative uncharacterized protein;~TIGRFAM: NADH-plastoquinone oxidoreductase, chain 5~IMG reference gene:2504108166~PFAM: NADH-Ubiquinone oxidoreductase (complex I), chain 5 C-terminus; NADH-Ubiquinone/plastoquinone (complex I), various chains; NADH-Ubiquinone oxidoreductase (complex I), chain 5 N-terminus~TIGRFAM: proton-translocating NADH-quinone oxidoreductase, chain L), coding for MEKYSTLSLLILPLFTFVFLGLLGNKIKPKVSGLIGSCMLGVTTLFAYYIAYSYFIGGTISQGIQFDFVWLPFTDTLTFNMGVLLDPISVMMLVVITTVSLMVHIYSMGYMKGEKGFQRYYAFLSLFTMSMLGLVIATNIFQMYLFWELVGVSSYLLIGFYYTKPSAIAAAKKAFIVTRFADLGFLIGILVYGFYVGSFSFDFAPYMKAIAAAGTMIPLALGLMIIGGAGKSAMFPLHIWLPDAMEGPTPVSALIHAATMVVAGVYLIARLFPLFIGFAPEVLHFAGYVGAFTALFAAVIACVQTDIKRVLAFSTISQIGFMIVALGVCTSMDPHAGGLGYMASMFHLFTHAMFKATLFLGAGAIIHAVHSNEMKDMGSLRKHMPITHITFLIACLAIAGIWPFSGFFSKDEILAATFMFSPLMGYLMTFVAGLTAFYMFRLYYNVFWGKAYETKTDAEGHAHVPHESPSSMTIPLIILTLITCIAGFIPFGKYISSDGTPYIIHIDAQVATTSLIVAVIAIIIATFMYRKSDRKVANQLERQFKGLHKAATHRFYIDEVYQFITHKVIFGCISKPIAWFDKHVIDAFFDSLAWITNQVSFKIRGLQSGNVQSYAVVFLWGAIVIFVALLFTYFGIVWLA